The proteins below are encoded in one region of Neodiprion virginianus isolate iyNeoVirg1 chromosome 7, iyNeoVirg1.1, whole genome shotgun sequence:
- the LOC124308870 gene encoding cell wall integrity and stress response component 4 yields the protein MASVKDTATFFAEGTASQFEHVIKLYPQALRLKADLKTKKPEELIKLDNWYQNELPKKIKSRGKDAHLIHEELVQTMKWKQTRGKFYPQLSYLVKVNTPRAVMAETKKAFKKLPNLEQAITALSNLKGVGTTMASALLAAASPENAPFMADECLMAIPEIEGIDYTTKEYLNFVQHIQTTVERLNKQISNGKSWSPHRVELALWTHYVASELQPELLDGIPGTTENGNSHPTNGETTEPSDDSNQEEEVVAGGVVAVSNGNKDPIDPAAIDENSTTSFTEDSLDKPATLTATIAAAEAATMTATTTTTTVTKETEMETESDATTTTTKTTTTTTTTTTTVTPSEDTNDSVATNDDSNNRPTDSEDTEDSQDNTQEPPSKKSKK from the exons ACGGCGAGCCAATTTGAACACGTTATCAAGCTATATCCTCAGGCGCTGAGGCTAAAGGCGGACTTGAAGACCAAGAAACCCGAGGAACTTATCAAGCTGGATAACTG GTACCAAAATGAACTGCCTAAGAAAATCAAATCGAGAGGAAAGGACGCTCATCTTATTCACGAAGAGCTGGTACAGACAATGAAATGGAAACAAACG CGCGGCAAATTTTATCCCCAACTTTCGTACCTGGTCAAGGTGAATACACCCAGAGCTGTTATGGCTGAGACAAAAAAAGCCTTTAAGAAACTGCCAAACCTGGAACAGGCTATCACTGCCCTATCAAATTTAAAAGGGGTCGGCACTACCATGGCTTCCGCCCTACTCGCTGCTGCTTCACCGGAAAATGCTCCATTCATGGCCGACGAATGCCTCATGGCTATTCCAGAAATCGAAGGCATCGACTACACTACCAAGGAGTACCTGAACTTTGTCCAGCACATTCAGACCACAGTTGAAAGGCTCAACAAACAAA taTCAAATGGTAAATCGTGGAGCCCGCACAGAGTTGAACTCGCGCTATGGACGCACTACGTAGCCTCAGAATTGCAGCCAGAATTGTTGGACGGAATACCAGGTACAACCGAGAACGGTAACTCGCATCCGACAAACGGAGAGACAACAGAACCATCTGACGACAGTAACCAAGAGGAGGAAGTAGTGGCTGGAGGAGTGGTTGCGGTATCGAATGGTAACAAGGATCCGATAGATCCAGCAGCGATTGATGAAAATAGTACAACGTCGTTCACCGAGGATTCGCTGGACAAGCCAGCCACCTTGACAGCGACTATAGCAGCAGCGGAGGCGGCGACAATGACGgcaacaacgacaacaacgaCGGTTACAAAGGAGACTGAAATGGAGACAGAGTCGGACGCGACGACCACGAcgacaaaaacaacaacaacaacaacaacgacaacgacaacggTAACGCCAAGCGAAGACACAAACGACTCTGTCGCAACAAACGACGACAGCAACAATCGGCCGACGGACAGCGAGGACACAGAGGACTCTCAGGATAATACCCAAGAGCCGCCGTCTAAAAAAAGCAAGAAGTGA